The Candidatus Manganitrophus noduliformans genome includes a window with the following:
- a CDS encoding (2Fe-2S) ferredoxin domain-containing protein produces the protein MPKPKYHVIVCTTTRPPGNPRGSCGEKGSKELVPAFFAEMEKRELFGQILVTESSCLGPCPIGATVVVYPDGTWYKGVKPADVAEIMEEHISNGRPVKRLAIPEEMWG, from the coding sequence ATGCCGAAGCCGAAATATCATGTTATCGTTTGCACAACCACCCGCCCTCCGGGAAATCCCCGCGGATCGTGCGGCGAGAAGGGGAGCAAAGAACTCGTACCGGCCTTTTTCGCCGAAATGGAAAAGCGGGAGCTCTTCGGACAAATTTTAGTCACCGAGTCGAGCTGCCTCGGCCCTTGCCCGATCGGCGCGACCGTCGTCGTCTACCCCGACGGCACCTGGTATAAAGGGGTCAAGCCGGCCGATGTCGCCGAGATTATGGAAGAGCATATCTCGAACGGCCGCCCGGTGAAGCGCCTGGCGATCCCGGAGGAGATGTGGGGGTAG
- a CDS encoding SDR family NAD(P)-dependent oxidoreductase has translation MDLGLKGKIAVVTGGSKGIGKAIALALADEGAEIALCARGKEELSQTAAEVEKRGVGVLAVPVDLTKPDGPRQLIKKTIKRFGRIDLLINNLGGPLHFKSFLDLTDSEWEATFHLDLMAAVRSCREAIPAMQRQGGGRIINIASTSGTEMEEKFPDYRVAKAALIALGKYLSMEFARDKIVVNTVSPGAVWTPSWEVEASLLAERMGKPAKEVEKMLKRETGAAIPLGMGSPEEVARLVVFLASPNVTWMTGSTVRIDGGAAKMP, from the coding sequence ATGGATCTCGGACTGAAAGGGAAGATCGCGGTGGTCACCGGCGGGAGCAAGGGGATCGGAAAAGCGATCGCCCTGGCTCTGGCGGATGAGGGGGCCGAGATTGCGCTTTGTGCGCGGGGAAAAGAGGAACTCTCTCAAACGGCGGCCGAGGTCGAGAAGAGAGGGGTCGGCGTACTTGCCGTCCCCGTTGACCTCACGAAACCGGACGGGCCCCGCCAATTGATCAAAAAAACCATCAAGCGCTTCGGCCGGATCGACCTCCTCATCAACAACCTCGGCGGGCCGCTCCATTTTAAGAGCTTTCTCGACCTGACCGATTCGGAGTGGGAGGCGACGTTTCATCTCGATCTGATGGCGGCGGTGCGGAGCTGCCGCGAAGCGATCCCCGCAATGCAGCGGCAGGGAGGAGGCCGGATCATCAATATCGCCTCGACCTCCGGGACCGAGATGGAGGAGAAATTTCCCGACTACCGGGTGGCCAAGGCGGCCTTGATCGCGCTGGGGAAGTATCTCTCCATGGAATTTGCCAGGGATAAGATCGTCGTCAACACCGTCTCTCCCGGGGCGGTCTGGACCCCCTCCTGGGAGGTGGAAGCCTCTCTCCTGGCGGAGCGGATGGGAAAACCGGCGAAAGAGGTCGAGAAGATGCTCAAGCGGGAGACCGGCGCCGCCATCCCGCTGGGGATGGGAAGCCCGGAAGAGGTGGCCCGGCTGGTCGTCTTTCTCGCCTCGCCGAACGTCACCTGGATGACCGGGTCGACCGTTCGGATCGACGGCGGCGCGGCGAAGATGCCGTAA
- a CDS encoding ABC transporter ATP-binding protein codes for MKFILRVLAFIKPYKGLAALTLGAAILTTLMDLIPPWLIKVVIDEGVGSGNTRLILFLTLGMIGVFSVKALSNTARIRLNNVFEQKVIYDIRNTVYRATQRLSISYFENRSTGEIMSRINNDVENMERIFIDGIEHLLIAALTLIGITVVLFSIQWQLALVAMIPLPILAFSAVLFTRRIHHCYKNVRQRLGDLNALLQDSISGIRETMIFNRQSHEAKRFAEKSAACRDGSLEVARLWSYYSPGMAFLASMGTVLILGFGSYKVSTGAMTVGELVAFFAYAALFYAPINQIHSINHMLQHAIAAGERVFEIIDTKPEVAEPETPIVLPARLQGFVRFNNVSFQYVSDLPVLRQIDFAASPGETVALVGATGSGKTTIVSLLMRFYDVQGGSVTIDGFDVRAMSLATLRDQIGLVRQEPFLFNGTVRENIAYGDLTASEEQVIAAATAACADDFIRQLPEGYNTWIGERGVKLSIGQKQRLAFARAFLKNPPIIIFDEGTSAVDAETEGSIQEAMKNLFANRTTLIVAHRLSSLRTADRILVIDQGRIVESGTHEALIRDNGAYATLFEAQLQL; via the coding sequence TTGAAATTTATACTTCGCGTTTTGGCTTTTATCAAGCCGTACAAGGGACTCGCGGCGCTGACCCTGGGCGCTGCAATCTTGACCACTCTCATGGATCTGATTCCCCCCTGGCTGATCAAGGTGGTCATCGACGAAGGGGTCGGCTCCGGAAACACGCGGTTGATCCTCTTCCTAACGTTGGGGATGATCGGCGTCTTTTCCGTCAAAGCCCTTTCGAACACCGCCCGGATTCGCCTGAACAACGTCTTCGAGCAGAAGGTGATCTACGATATTCGGAACACGGTCTACCGGGCGACGCAGCGGCTTTCGATCTCCTATTTTGAAAACCGCTCCACCGGCGAGATCATGTCGCGGATCAACAACGACGTCGAGAACATGGAGCGGATCTTCATCGACGGAATCGAGCATCTGCTGATCGCCGCCTTGACGCTGATCGGGATCACCGTCGTTCTCTTCTCCATCCAGTGGCAGCTCGCCCTGGTGGCGATGATCCCGCTGCCGATTCTGGCTTTCTCCGCCGTCCTCTTTACCCGGCGGATTCACCATTGTTATAAAAATGTCCGGCAGCGGCTCGGCGACCTCAATGCCCTCCTCCAAGATTCGATCTCCGGCATCCGCGAGACGATGATCTTCAACCGGCAATCGCATGAAGCAAAACGGTTTGCCGAGAAGAGCGCCGCCTGCCGCGACGGAAGTCTGGAGGTCGCCCGCCTCTGGTCGTACTACTCGCCGGGGATGGCTTTTCTCGCCTCGATGGGGACGGTGCTGATTTTAGGGTTCGGCTCTTACAAAGTGTCGACCGGAGCGATGACGGTCGGGGAGCTGGTCGCCTTCTTCGCCTACGCCGCCCTCTTCTACGCGCCGATCAACCAGATCCACTCGATCAACCACATGCTGCAGCACGCCATCGCGGCGGGGGAGCGGGTCTTTGAAATCATCGACACGAAGCCGGAGGTCGCCGAGCCGGAGACCCCGATCGTCCTCCCGGCCCGGTTGCAGGGATTCGTCCGGTTCAACAATGTCTCGTTCCAATACGTCTCGGACCTCCCGGTTTTGAGGCAGATCGACTTCGCGGCCTCGCCGGGTGAAACGGTCGCCCTGGTCGGCGCCACCGGAAGCGGGAAGACGACGATCGTCTCGCTTTTGATGCGCTTCTACGATGTCCAGGGGGGAAGCGTGACGATCGACGGCTTCGACGTCCGGGCAATGTCGCTGGCGACGCTGCGCGATCAGATCGGCTTGGTCCGCCAGGAGCCGTTTCTCTTCAACGGCACCGTCCGGGAGAACATCGCCTACGGCGACTTGACCGCGTCGGAAGAGCAGGTCATCGCCGCCGCCACCGCCGCCTGCGCCGACGACTTCATCCGTCAGCTTCCCGAGGGCTACAACACCTGGATCGGGGAGCGGGGGGTGAAGCTCTCGATCGGCCAGAAGCAGCGCCTGGCCTTCGCGCGCGCCTTCTTGAAGAATCCCCCGATCATCATCTTCGACGAGGGGACCTCCGCCGTCGATGCCGAGACCGAGGGGAGCATTCAAGAGGCGATGAAAAATCTCTTCGCCAACCGGACGACGTTGATCGTCGCTCATCGGCTCTCCTCGCTTCGGACCGCCGACCGAATCTTGGTGATCGACCAGGGGCGGATCGTGGAAAGCGGAACACACGAGGCGTTGATCCGCGACAACGGCGCCTATGCCACGTTGTTCGAGGCGCAGCTGCAGCTGTAA
- a CDS encoding DUF2267 domain-containing protein, giving the protein MSTTGLDVFDTTVHKTNHWLNNLENLLGWNDKHKAYLALRSTLQALRDRLTVEEVAQLGAQLPMLIRGFYYEGWDPTHTPQRIRDREQFLLRIKQQFRGDEINPEGVARAVFALLEHRITEGEIEDVKNILPAEIRDLWPNIPRSRAA; this is encoded by the coding sequence ATGAGCACAACGGGTCTGGACGTTTTCGACACGACGGTACATAAAACCAACCACTGGCTCAACAACTTGGAAAATCTGCTCGGCTGGAACGACAAGCATAAAGCCTATCTCGCCTTGAGATCCACGCTGCAAGCGTTGAGGGACCGTCTTACGGTAGAGGAGGTGGCGCAGCTCGGAGCGCAACTTCCCATGCTGATCCGCGGCTTTTACTACGAAGGCTGGGATCCGACACACACACCTCAGAGAATAAGAGACAGAGAACAATTCTTACTCCGCATCAAGCAGCAATTCAGAGGGGATGAGATCAATCCCGAGGGGGTTGCCCGCGCCGTCTTCGCGTTGCTTGAACATCGGATCACGGAAGGCGAGATCGAAGATGTGAAGAACATATTGCCGGCCGAGATCCGGGACCTTTGGCCGAATATTCCGCGCTCGCGCGCCGCATAA
- a CDS encoding Dps family protein: MEMDMGMKEEDRAKVAEGLSKMLADTYTLYLKTHNFHWNVTGPMFQTLHLLFETQYNELALAVDLIAERIRALGFPAPGTYSEFGKLGSIKETPGVPKAEEMIRLLVEGQEAVVRTARAAFPAAEKAGDEATADLLTQRMQAHEKAAWMLRSHLEK; this comes from the coding sequence ATGGAAATGGATATGGGCATGAAAGAAGAAGACCGCGCAAAAGTGGCCGAAGGGCTGTCCAAGATGCTCGCCGACACCTATACGCTTTACCTTAAGACACACAATTTTCATTGGAACGTGACCGGCCCCATGTTCCAGACGCTTCACCTCCTTTTCGAAACCCAATACAACGAACTGGCCCTCGCCGTTGATCTCATTGCCGAGCGGATTCGGGCCCTGGGATTCCCGGCCCCCGGCACCTACAGCGAGTTTGGCAAACTCGGTTCCATCAAAGAAACCCCGGGGGTGCCGAAAGCGGAGGAGATGATCCGCCTGCTTGTGGAAGGTCAAGAAGCGGTGGTGCGAACCGCGCGCGCCGCCTTCCCGGCCGCGGAAAAAGCGGGCGATGAAGCGACGGCCGATCTGTTGACGCAGCGGATGCAAGCGCACGAGAAAGCCGCCTGGATGCTGCGAAGCCACCTGGAAAAATAA
- a CDS encoding HPF/RaiA family ribosome-associated protein, whose amino-acid sequence MQIQTNTDSSIKGNNTLSQQVEAVVEGALGRFGDRITRVEVHLSDLNRNKSGDDDKRCLMEARLAGLQPIAVSHQAATLQQAIDGAAEKLERSLDSTLGRLDDRRTPPPAGEAGPLD is encoded by the coding sequence ATGCAAATTCAGACGAATACCGACAGCAGCATCAAAGGGAACAATACCCTCTCCCAACAGGTCGAGGCGGTGGTGGAGGGGGCCTTGGGCCGGTTCGGCGACCGGATCACCCGGGTGGAGGTTCATCTCAGCGACCTGAATCGCAACAAATCGGGCGATGATGATAAACGCTGCCTGATGGAAGCCCGCCTTGCGGGACTCCAGCCGATCGCAGTGAGCCATCAGGCGGCGACCCTGCAGCAGGCGATCGACGGCGCCGCCGAGAAGTTGGAAAGGTCGCTCGACAGCACCCTCGGACGCCTGGACGACCGAAGGACGCCTCCTCCGGCCGGAGAGGCGGGGCCGTTGGACTAG
- a CDS encoding WYL domain-containing protein — translation MINSAEIWQKVSEAIQSTRTVRLSYIKQRGQIVGHEIVPLDILVKIRPEGKRVEYLFGHRLDFGWWEDREQTHRQFLLDRILSLQVTDHRFNPADYLDLSRSQPRWCIPRNWAKAA, via the coding sequence ATGATCAATAGCGCTGAAATCTGGCAAAAGGTATCCGAGGCGATCCAATCGACCCGGACGGTCCGCCTCTCCTACATCAAGCAGCGTGGGCAGATCGTCGGGCATGAGATTGTTCCACTGGACATCCTGGTCAAAATCCGCCCGGAGGGAAAACGGGTTGAGTATCTCTTCGGCCATCGGCTCGACTTCGGCTGGTGGGAAGATCGGGAGCAGACCCACCGCCAATTCCTCCTCGACCGGATCCTCTCCCTGCAGGTGACCGATCACCGTTTCAATCCCGCCGATTACCTCGATCTCTCCCGCTCGCAACCCCGCTGGTGCATTCCCCGAAACTGGGCCAAGGCCGCGTAG
- a CDS encoding YihY/virulence factor BrkB family protein: MEVKGNNQNRLTWRERFRRWALGTLTPRQLAADVWKQINEDDIFSVAAELAYFSLFALFPLLLFLVTLIGYLPVENLYQELLGYLQQVLPAEAMALVQKTLNQIVREQRGGLLSIGLAVTLWAASRGMAAIINALNKAYGVKEERPWWKVQATALGLTVSLSVFIIFSAVLMIFGGAIGEWLANWTGLGASFLIGWNLLRLFLATLIMITVVAAIYYFGPDVEQEWRWVTPGSVLAVLGWIAVSLAFSYYVSHFGNYNKTYGAIGAVIILLTWMYLSALMILLGAEINSEIERSLPEGKSNGEKRLAHKHPGDLLLQARAKAPVSGRIRKLLFSPWSLGGLAALSATTFYFLRRRRRSSEA; this comes from the coding sequence TTGGAAGTAAAAGGAAACAATCAGAACCGGCTCACCTGGCGGGAACGTTTCCGCCGGTGGGCGCTGGGAACGCTGACCCCGCGGCAGCTTGCGGCCGACGTTTGGAAACAGATCAACGAAGACGATATCTTTTCCGTTGCCGCCGAACTCGCCTACTTTTCTCTCTTTGCCCTTTTTCCCCTCCTTCTCTTTCTTGTGACGTTGATCGGTTACCTGCCGGTCGAAAACCTTTATCAGGAGCTTCTCGGCTATCTCCAGCAGGTCCTCCCGGCAGAGGCGATGGCGCTGGTTCAAAAAACCCTCAATCAGATCGTTCGAGAACAGCGCGGCGGGCTCCTTTCGATCGGACTGGCCGTCACCCTTTGGGCCGCCTCGCGGGGAATGGCCGCTATAATCAATGCGCTCAACAAAGCGTACGGAGTGAAAGAGGAGCGTCCCTGGTGGAAGGTTCAGGCGACGGCCCTGGGATTGACCGTCTCCCTTTCTGTTTTCATCATTTTCTCGGCGGTCCTGATGATCTTCGGCGGCGCGATCGGAGAGTGGCTCGCGAATTGGACCGGACTCGGCGCCTCTTTTCTGATCGGATGGAACCTCCTTCGGCTTTTTCTCGCCACGCTCATCATGATCACGGTGGTCGCGGCCATTTACTACTTCGGGCCCGATGTCGAGCAGGAGTGGCGGTGGGTGACCCCCGGATCGGTCCTCGCCGTGCTCGGCTGGATCGCCGTCTCGCTCGCCTTCTCTTATTATGTCAGCCATTTCGGCAACTACAATAAAACCTACGGGGCGATCGGCGCCGTGATCATTCTGCTGACCTGGATGTATCTGAGCGCGCTGATGATTCTCTTGGGAGCGGAGATCAACTCCGAAATCGAACGCTCGCTCCCGGAAGGGAAGAGTAACGGCGAGAAACGGCTGGCCCACAAACATCCGGGAGATCTTCTTCTCCAGGCCCGCGCCAAAGCGCCTGTCTCAGGTAGAATTAGGAAATTGCTCTTCTCCCCTTGGTCGCTCGGCGGCCTCGCCGCCCTTTCGGCCACGACTTTTTATTTCCTCCGGCGACGTCGCCGATCTTCAGAAGCATGA
- a CDS encoding mechanosensitive ion channel family protein, whose translation MTNELFRTIMIPFGIFAGATAVALAVRSVLLRLLRRWSEKTESEIDDLFVAALRIPSIGWGVAIGLYVALGTSPLPAPYVAYSLKVIHVLVILSVTLVLANISSQLVAYSIRKAAISIPLTGLSQTIIKGTVLVIGFLILLGTLGISITPLITALGVGGLAVALALQDTLSNLFAGIHILVEQPIRVGDFIRLESGQEGYVTDIGWRTTRIRMLPNNMVIIPNNKLSQSILTNYYLPEKRMALLIPIGVSYETDPDHLERVLIEEATEGAREIPGLLADPPPMVRFIPGFGDFSLNFTLVCQVQEFTDQYPAQHELRKRILRRFRKEGIEIPFPSRTVYTRTVDGKAPAGDGQGNGTEKKEAGEEGRSGNG comes from the coding sequence GTGACGAATGAACTCTTTCGAACGATCATGATCCCCTTCGGCATCTTCGCCGGCGCGACCGCGGTCGCCCTGGCCGTGCGGAGCGTCCTCCTGCGCCTTCTCCGCCGATGGTCCGAGAAAACCGAATCGGAGATCGACGACCTGTTCGTGGCCGCCCTTCGCATTCCTTCGATCGGCTGGGGGGTGGCCATCGGACTCTACGTCGCCCTCGGCACCTCCCCGCTCCCGGCCCCTTACGTCGCCTATTCCCTCAAGGTGATTCATGTCCTCGTCATCCTCTCGGTCACGCTGGTGTTGGCCAACATTTCCTCGCAACTGGTCGCCTATTCGATCAGGAAGGCGGCGATTTCGATTCCTCTGACCGGCCTCTCTCAGACGATCATCAAGGGGACGGTCCTCGTGATCGGTTTTCTCATCCTGCTTGGGACCCTCGGCATCTCGATCACCCCCCTGATCACCGCCCTGGGGGTCGGCGGTCTCGCCGTGGCGCTCGCCCTTCAAGACACCCTCTCGAACCTCTTCGCCGGAATTCATATCCTCGTGGAGCAGCCGATCCGGGTCGGCGACTTCATTCGTCTGGAGTCGGGCCAGGAGGGATATGTCACCGACATCGGCTGGCGGACCACCCGCATCCGGATGCTCCCGAACAATATGGTGATCATCCCGAACAACAAGCTCTCCCAGAGCATTCTGACCAATTATTATCTTCCCGAAAAGCGAATGGCGCTCTTGATCCCGATCGGCGTCAGCTATGAGACCGACCCCGATCATCTTGAGCGGGTCCTCATCGAGGAGGCGACCGAGGGAGCCAGGGAGATCCCCGGACTGCTTGCCGATCCTCCCCCCATGGTCCGGTTCATCCCCGGTTTCGGCGACTTCTCCCTGAACTTTACCCTGGTCTGCCAGGTGCAAGAGTTCACCGATCAGTACCCCGCGCAGCACGAGTTGCGAAAGCGGATCTTGAGACGGTTTCGAAAAGAGGGGATCGAGATCCCTTTTCCCAGCCGGACGGTCTATACGCGGACGGTCGACGGCAAAGCGCCGGCAGGGGATGGGCAGGGGAATGGGACAGAGAAAAAAGAGGCAGGGGAAGAGGGCCGGAGCGGCAACGGGTGA
- a CDS encoding Kelch repeat-containing protein, which translates to MKTGRLLAFIVIAGSLGYSLSLLRPVAAEKVAWEMRAPAPMPRTEVSAAVLDGKIYLVGGFTKEGVTSRVEMYDPATDRWTSRASMPVALHHAGAAVLNGKLYIVGGLEGGRSWKPSSGLWEYDPRTDRWTAKREMPTARGALGVGVSEGKLYAVGGLGATRPFELLGNTGANEAYDPATDRWEKKAPLPTPRDHLAVAVVNGKIHAIGGRFNSDYSENLALHHIYDPAANRWGEAAPLPKPRSGIAAAVLNGKIYLFGGEAPQGTFADNDVYDPATQQWESAPPMPTPRHGLGAATIGNQIFVIAGGPRPGGSVSSTNEVFRAE; encoded by the coding sequence ATGAAAACAGGTCGACTGCTGGCTTTTATCGTCATCGCCGGTTCTCTCGGCTACTCCCTCTCTTTGCTTCGTCCGGTGGCGGCGGAGAAAGTCGCTTGGGAGATGCGCGCCCCGGCGCCGATGCCTCGCACGGAGGTGTCGGCCGCCGTCCTCGATGGAAAGATTTATCTGGTCGGCGGCTTCACAAAAGAAGGGGTCACGTCGCGGGTCGAAATGTATGATCCGGCGACCGACCGGTGGACTTCCCGGGCGTCGATGCCGGTCGCCCTTCATCATGCCGGCGCGGCGGTGTTGAACGGAAAGCTCTACATCGTCGGCGGCCTGGAGGGGGGGCGGTCATGGAAACCCTCCAGCGGTCTCTGGGAGTACGATCCCCGGACCGACCGATGGACCGCCAAGCGGGAGATGCCGACGGCGCGAGGGGCGCTGGGGGTCGGCGTGTCGGAAGGGAAGCTCTATGCCGTCGGCGGATTGGGGGCGACCCGGCCGTTTGAGCTGCTCGGCAATACCGGCGCAAACGAGGCCTACGATCCGGCGACCGACCGATGGGAGAAGAAAGCGCCGCTGCCGACGCCGCGCGACCACCTGGCCGTGGCGGTCGTGAACGGAAAAATTCATGCGATCGGCGGGCGCTTCAACAGCGACTACTCCGAAAACCTCGCCCTCCACCATATTTATGATCCGGCCGCGAACCGCTGGGGCGAAGCAGCCCCTCTTCCCAAACCCCGGAGCGGAATCGCCGCGGCGGTTCTCAACGGGAAGATTTATCTCTTCGGCGGCGAGGCCCCCCAAGGAACGTTCGCCGACAATGATGTCTACGATCCGGCCACCCAGCAGTGGGAATCGGCCCCGCCGATGCCGACCCCTCGCCACGGTCTCGGCGCCGCGACCATTGGAAATCAAATCTTCGTGATCGCCGGCGGACCCAGACCCGGCGGCTCCGTCAGCAGTACGAATGAGGTATTCCGGGCGGAATAA